The Babylonia areolata isolate BAREFJ2019XMU chromosome 32, ASM4173473v1, whole genome shotgun sequence genome window below encodes:
- the LOC143276714 gene encoding speckle-type POZ protein B-like, translating to MAVCRVSTPPIPEVTCPVAENWCYTQVKVIKFSYIWTINNFSFCREEMGEVLKSSTFSAGANDKLKWCLRVNPKGLDEESKDYLSLYLLLVSCNKSEVRAKFKFSILNAKREETKAMESQRAYRFVQGKDWGFKKFIRRDFLMDEANGLLPDDKLTIFCEVSVVGDTVNVSGQSNCTPVKVPECRLSEDLGQLFQSSSFSDVFLCVGGHEFRVHKSILAARSPVFFAMFEHEMTESKRNRVEITDVDHDVMREMLRFIYTGRAPNLDKMADELLAAADKYALERLKVMCEEALCSNLMIDNVCEILVLADLHSADQLKSHAIDFINSHATDVMDSAGWKDIITSHPHLIAEAFRALASQQSPPLGPPRKRIKQS from the exons ATGGCGGTGTGCCGCGTCTCCACACCACCCATCCCTGAGGTCACCTGCCCCGTGGCTGAGAACTGGTGCTACACTCAG GTGAAGGTGATCAAGTTCTCCTACATCTGGACCATCAACAACTTCAGCTTCTGCCGTGAAGAGATGGGGGAAGTCCTCAAGAGCTCCACCTTCTCTGCAGGGGCCAATGACAAGCTGAAGTG gtgtttaCGAGTGAACCCCAAGGGTCTGGACGAGGAGAGCAAGGACTACCTGTCGCTCTACCTGCTGCTGGTGTCCTGCAATAAGAGTGAGGTGCGCGCCAAGTTCAAGTTCTCCATCCTCAACGCCAAGCGGGAAGAGACCAAGGCcatgg AGAGCCAGCGAGCCTACAGATTTGTGCAGGGCAAGGACTGGGGCTTCAAGAAATTCATACGTCGTGACTTCCTCATGGATGAGGCGAATGGATTGTTACCAGACGATAAGTTAACGATATTCTGTGAG GTGAGCGTGGTAGGGGACACGGTGAACGTGTCTGGCCAGTCCAACTGCACACCGGTGAAGGTTCCAGAGTGTCGCCTCAGCGAGGACCTGGGTCAGCTCTTCCAGAGCTCCTCCTTCAGCGACGTCTTCCTCTGTGTCGGGGGTCACGAGTTCAGAGTGCACAAGTCTATACTGGCAG CGAGGTCACCAGTGTTCTTCGCCATGTTTGAGCACGAGATGACAGAGAGTAAGAGG AATCGTGTGGAGATCACAGACGTTGACCATGACGTGATGCGGGAGATGCTACGTTTTATTTACACCGGCCGTGCCCCCAATCTGGACAAAATGGCTGACGAGCTGCTGGCAGCTGCTGACAAA TATGCCCTAGAGCGCCTCAAAGTGATGTGTGAGGAGGCGCTCTGTTCGAACCTGATGATCGACAACGTCTGTGAGATCCTGGTGTTGGCCGACCTGCACAGTGCCGACCAGCTCAAGTCCCACGCCATTGACTTCATCAACAG tcaCGCCACAGATGTGATGGACTCTGCGGGCTGGAAGGACAtcatcacctcccacccccacctcatcgcCGAGGCCTTCCGTGCCCTGGCGTCCCAGCAGTCCCCGCCCCTCGGCCCGCCCCGCAAACGCATCAAACAGTCGTAG